The genomic DNA AGTTCTAGCTAGTCTCTAGTCTCAGTATTAAAGTGGATGAGCTACATGTCAATGTTCTGTTCCAATGGGCATATCTTGACGCCAGCCTGAATTGGTTTACTGAACATGGTTGGTTGATTTGATCGTCTTCGAACTGAGTTTGGATGGGTTCGGAACAATACCTACCATGTGTAAATGGCGAGTGCAGCACAAAGCAAAACACCTCGACTGTTTCAATTCAATGGACAAGTTTGACCTCTGGTGTAAGGAGAACTTCCTGGAAGATTTTTCTGCCACCAAGACCAAAGACCTTTTCATCCACTTCGAAAATCTGTTCTCGTGACTTGTATAATGTTTGTATCAGTCTTGTGTGTGTATTGTTTATATAATCCGAAATCCACAACTGGTCTTTCCCCTCTGTGAAAAAATAAAGCCATTCTCTTCTATTCTACTTCTAGCTGTGCTGTGAGGAGGATGGTGGTCTTCCTCTCACTCTGACTACTAAAGCTCCCAGTCATGAGCCAACCTCCCTACTCAATACAGCTCTTATGGAGGTTTGGGACATCTCTCACCTGCTTTAGTACTTGTGACATCACTCTGTTTTGGGTGATTTGTATGATTTTGATCTGTTCACAATTTGCTCAATGCTCTCTCCTGGGTCTGTATGGATATCAACCAACCTCTTCTATAACTGATATTTCTAATCCATATTTCTGGTAATCTCAGGAACCTGCACCAAGTGTCCATGCTCCAGTAGGACAGAGCATTAGACCCCTGAAACAATGGCCTCTGGTGGGTATAGGATCTTAATCACACTGTCCTCTTATACCCACTACTGTAATAATGCTCACTGGGTTTTAAATGCACCTGTTTAAGTGATGGCCAAACTCTACTAGTATAGGATACTGATCCAGTGTGTTACTTACCCTCTCCATGTTAAAGGGGGTACTACAGGAAGTCTGCCCGCTCCTAGTAGCCAAGCCTTCCTCACTACCTCGTTTGTCTGGAAGTGACCCCTTTGCCTCCTTCACCGTCAGGCCTGTAAGCTACGTCTCACACACCccctcatctccatctcctcaAGTCCTGAAGGAACAACTGGAATCCCTATCATCTCTCTCTGCCAAGTTTGACATGCTGTCCAATCGCTTTACTCGGGTATACAGTTTACAGTATATTGTCCAATAGTTCTCAATAGAGTTCTGTTTTCCTCACAATGGTTTGTTGTGGTGGCACCTGGAAATTGGAACTTAATTGTGGAGTGAAAGGGATCTCACTGTTTTTCCTCAGACATGGTATAGTTGTAAACATATGGGTGATGATTATGAATGGGGctactgtagtgtgtgtgtgtggcgcacaGCTGTCTGCCTGTACTAGGACAGCTGCATGAAAGACAGCTGATGTGAGGGGAGTGAAAGAAGACTCTAACCTCCCCGGCTCTCACTAACACGCATGcaactccaacctaagtggaaacagcagaaaaacacccccttcctctcctcggTCACCCCAGTGAGGGGGCAGGGCAGTGTCACCTCCAGTATCTCTAAGGAGCCATGGGTACGAAAGTAATCCATTGCTATGCCTTATGCATGTATCGCCCAGGGTCTGTGCTGGTTCGTTTGTCAAGGCAGTATTATTCACAAGACAAGGTAATGGTGTTTGTGGTCAAATGGGTTGGTCACAAGCCTTAGGTTTACTGCTGGTGTGGTCACATGGGCATAGGACTGCAACAGGGCCACCTAATGGTCTTTAGGTGTACACACCCTCTAGCCTATTCCAAAAAGAATACCCCTCTAGCCCTTATCTGAATGTGGCGGTTTTGGCAATGACTTTGTAACACGCAAATGGAACAATGtctcatcctaaccctaatcgCTCCTTGTCGGCCTCAACGTTTAAAGAATGTGTACTAAAATATGTGTGTTGCAGGTGGAGAAGATAGCAGCTGGTGAGCAGACACCCAGCAGGGTGGATGAGAAGGATGTCCTCAAGGAGATGTTCCCCTACGAGACCAACACTCCAACAGGAAtcaagtaagacacacacacgttATTCTATCAACATACAAAAACTTTTATAAATCCTTGTTATATCTGGCAGACTGCCACCCACAGTCTTGTCATTCCTATAAAGCAGTGTCCTGTAACTAATTTGTTAAGAGCTTGATAGTAATTCTTGCCTGATGGCAACTAAAATGTGTGAAATGTCACAATGAAACTCAACTTTattcctctcccatccctctagCGCAACCTGTCGGCGGCCCATCCGAGGTGCAGCCGGCAGGCCCCTAAAGTCTGGTGacctgtggacagatgagactcTCCTGCGTTCCACCTCTAACTCTTCCTACTCAGAGAGCCGCACCGCCACCGTCCACAGAGTCACCACCCTGCCCCCCTCCACCAGGCTGGTAACGTCAGTGACGCCCCCTGCTGGCAAGGCCGTAGCACCACCCCGTGGCCTGCCTTTCTGGCTGAAGCTGCTGCTCCTCAGCGTTGTAGCTGGCTTCATATTCTTCGTCTACCAGACCATGGAGACCAATGCTATGGCCCCCTTTGGAGGGTCCTCCGATTCCACGCAGACCAGTGACAGTTAGGTTAGCAAGTAAGGCTGGATGACGGTGCTCTGGCAGCATAATGTTACTGCCACCATTTTCATCATCGTCATTGTCCCTCGCTTCCTTGGCattcttgtttttttttcttcccttGTTTCTGTCACTTATAATTGGTTAAATGGTCTGGTAAGGTAGCCTAATCTGTATCAACACCTCATGAAGACGACAATGTCCAATATGATATATTGAACCTTGAAGATGACCACCGCTTCTCATTCTGAAATGACAATACTGTCTTCTGTTTGTTTCAGTTTGTCCTTTTCCCATCTCTGAGCCTGTGAGGCTGAGAGAAAGCCGGTCACACCACTCATCTCCAGAT from Coregonus clupeaformis isolate EN_2021a unplaced genomic scaffold, ASM2061545v1 scaf0013, whole genome shotgun sequence includes the following:
- the tmpoa gene encoding thymopoietin a isoform X1, which codes for MPEYLEDPSVLTKDKLKSELLANNVALPTGDQRKDVYVQLYLKNLTVQNKKIPSTDAFSSDEELPVPVVSNKSRSGRKATRKTDKPRPEDLDVTKLTSEGLKDELLKYGVNVGPIVATTRKLYERRLQKLLDHGPPETVTLPMVITQVDSNHNGNSNSDRYSDKEEEVTTVPEPEPVTVPVVERPVRSRGKTPVTTRTRSSQHNRLCCEEDGGLPLTLTTKAPSHEPTSLLNTALMEEPAPSVHAPVGQSIRPLKQWPLGVLQEVCPLLVAKPSSLPRLSGSDPFASFTVRPVSYVSHTPSSPSPQVLKEQLESLSSLSAKFDMLSNRFTRVEKIAAGEQTPSRVDEKDVLKEMFPYETNTPTGINATCRRPIRGAAGRPLKSGDLWTDETLLRSTSNSSYSESRTATVHRVTTLPPSTRLVTSVTPPAGKAVAPPRGLPFWLKLLLLSVVAGFIFFVYQTMETNAMAPFGGSSDSTQTSDS
- the tmpoa gene encoding thymopoietin a isoform X2, translating into MVPASDDTDVSELSAGEVVLPPPREAKTKAPLLLEVPKEPKPILADKPSSKPSPLLQGLAHAQSQSTRTYHQEVVLTATAESPSPRQTQSVPDRAFPLNVNAAVLWVPKGKPSSPPVKTPSHGVPEGHRGPESHRSLNPRQTSRKLCCEEDGGLPLTLTTKAPSHEPTSLLNTALMEEPAPSVHAPVGQSIRPLKQWPLGVLQEVCPLLVAKPSSLPRLSGSDPFASFTVRPVSYVSHTPSSPSPQVLKEQLESLSSLSAKFDMLSNRFTRVEKIAAGEQTPSRVDEKDVLKEMFPYETNTPTGINATCRRPIRGAAGRPLKSGDLWTDETLLRSTSNSSYSESRTATVHRVTTLPPSTRLVTSVTPPAGKAVAPPRGLPFWLKLLLLSVVAGFIFFVYQTMETNAMAPFGGSSDSTQTSDS
- the tmpoa gene encoding thymopoietin a isoform X3 → MPEYLEDPSVLTKDKLKSELLANNVALPTGDQRKDVYVQLYLKNLTVQNKKIPSTDAFSSDEELPVPVVSNKSRSGRKATRKTDKPRPEDLDVTKLTSEGLKDELLKYGVNVGPIVATTRKLYERRLQKLLDHGPPETVTLPMVITQVDSNHNGNSNSDRYSDKEEEVTTVPEPEPVTVPVVERPVRSRGKTPVTTRTRSSQHNRLCCEEDGGLPLTLTTKAPSHEPTSLLNTALMEEPAPSVHAPVGQSIRPLKQWPLVEKIAAGEQTPSRVDEKDVLKEMFPYETNTPTGINATCRRPIRGAAGRPLKSGDLWTDETLLRSTSNSSYSESRTATVHRVTTLPPSTRLVTSVTPPAGKAVAPPRGLPFWLKLLLLSVVAGFIFFVYQTMETNAMAPFGGSSDSTQTSDS